The genomic stretch ATTAATAACTGAGTTCGTTGATTTTCCGAAAACAATACCAGGTCCACCTGTTGCCATGATTACCGCATCTGCAGGGAATGTTTTAATTTCCATAGACTTTAAATCTTGTGCAGTAATCCCTCGACAGGTGCGCTCGTCATCCAATACTGCCCCTAAGAACTCCCAACCTTCATACTTTGTTACGAGTCCTGCTACTTCATAACGACGAACTTGCTCATCTAGTGCATACAGAAGTTGTTGACCTGTTGTTGCGCCTGCAAAGGCCGTTCTGTGATGCTGTGTTCCTCCGAATCGTCTGAAGTCTAACAAACCTTCAGGAGTACGGTTAAACATAACACCCATACGGTCCAATAAGTGAATAATTCCTGGAGCAGCTTCACACATTGCTTTTACTGGAGGTTGATTGGCTAAAAAGTCTCCGCCGTATACCGTATCGTCAAAGTGTTCCCATGGTGAATCTCCTTCACCTTTTGTATTTACAGCTCCGTTAATACCACCTTGAGCGCAAACTGAGTGAGATCTCTTCACTGGAACTAATGAAAACAAATCAACTTGTTTGCCAGACTCAGCAATTTTAATTGTCGCCATTAAGCCCGCTAAGCCGCCACCAACAACAATAATTCTTCCTTTACTCATTGTAACCTCACTCCTTTAAAACGTGATTTTATGCGAATGCGAATAATGTGCGTACACCTACAAATGTTAATGCGAAGAAAATCGCTAACGTTACATATGTTGAGATTCGTTGTGAGCGAGGTGTTACAGTTAACCCCCAGCTAACTCCAAATGACCATAATCCATTAGCAAAATGAAAAATTGTTGAAACAACACCCACAATGTAAAATGCCATCATACCAGGATTACTTAAAATATCCTGCATCATATTAAAATCTACTTTTTGACCAAGTGCAGCTTGAATACGTGTTTCCCAAACATGCCATGTAATAAAAATAAGCGTTATCACGCCAGATACACGTTGTAAGACAAACATCCAGTTACGGAAAAAACCGTATCTACTTACACTCGTTTTGGCAGTAAACGCAATATACAAGCCATAGATAGCATGAAATAAAATAGGTAAGAAGATAATAAAGATTTCAAGTGCGTAGCGAAAAGGTAAGCTTTCCATAAAATGAGCTGCTTGATTAAATGCTTCTTCTCCCTTTGTTGCAAAGTGGTTGACAACCAGATGTTGGACTAAAAATATGCCTACTGGTATGACACCTAGTAAAGAATGTAGTTTGCGATACTGAAACTCTTTGTTCGCCGCCATGTGCGTATACCCCCCTTAGTTAGATAAACAATGTTAGTGAAAACAAAGCTCCCGAATAAAATAAATAGATTGATACAGTAGAAAATGAAAACCTTTGCATTCTCTATTAAAATATGTGACACATCAATTTTACTCCCATCAACATAGAGCGTCAAGATAAGATGTTTAAATCTTCATTAAAATATAAATTTATGAAAAATTAAGTTTGTTAACGCTTACTGAGTTGTCGTTATAGGATTTTAGATTTTTTACACTTCTTATTGTACACCTTTATGTAACCGTTTTCTACAAAAGATTACGACTTCCTATAAAAGGATATTCATTTTATTGCACAATAATTTTTTTACGTATTTTGAAAACTTATAGACGTAACAACAACTTCAAAGGATTTGCTTGATTTATTTTTAAAAAAAGATGAGAGACCTGTGTAATTTGTATATAATAGATGTAAAGAAAGAGGGGAAAAAATGAGCAATCAACAAACTGAAACACAGCAAGAAATCGTTGAAATTGAAGAAATCGATCAAACCGATACTCCACAAGTACCTACAACTCCTTATTTTGGATACAGCTTACTTCGAGATGTGTTAATTCCAGAGCTTCTTAGCAGTGATACAAATGAAATCTCGTACTGGGCAGGAAAGCAGTTAGCACGAAAATTCCCACTTTCCTCTGTTGAAGAGATTAGCGGCTTTTTTATAAAAGCTGGTTGGGGACAATTAACCATTTTAAAAACGGAAAAATATAACATTGAAATGGAATTAACAGGTGAAGTTGTGAAGCGAAGATTTACTGAGTATCCAAATTCATCTTTTCATCTTGAAGCTGGCTTTGTTGCTGAACAAGTTCAGCAGTTAAAAAACTGCCTAACAGAAACCTATTTAACAAATAAAGAAAAAGCAGGCAAAATCCTGTTTTCAGTTCAATGGGATAAAAAAGATATCATTACACCTGAAACTAGAGCGGAAAGATATAAGAAATAAAAGCGGGCAAAGCCCGCTTTTTATTATTGAACTTGATAAATATCTTGCTCTTCTAATTCAAAAGCAGTATGTAATGTTTCTACCGCTTTGACCATTTCTTTATGTGGAACAACTGTTGATACTTTAATTTCAGATGTGCTTACCATTTTCACTTCAATTTCTTCCACAGCTAATACTTCAAACATATCAGCCGCAACGCCAGGATTTGAAATCATCCCCGAACCAACAATTGAAACTTTAGCTAAGCCACTTTCATGCTCCACTTTTTTATGACCAACTATGTCTTTTAATTGAGATAACACTGACAAAGTTGTATCCGTATCTTCTGTTTTAATAGAGAAAGAAATGGATAAACGGTTGTCTGACGTAACATTTTGAATAATGATATCTACATTGACATGTTCTTTTGCTAATGCTGTAAAAATGGTTGATAACGTCTGCAGCTCATTATTTAGCCCTTCAATGGTGACTCTTGAGATATTGTCTTCAAATGCGATTCCTCTTACTACTAAGTTTTGTTCCATTGATACTTCCTCCTCCACAATCGTTCCTCTTTCTGTTACTAAGCTTGACCTTACCTCTAGTGGCACCTGATAGTTTTTTGCAAACTCTACTGCTCGAGGATGCAATACGCCCGCCCCTAAATTTGCAAGCTCTAGCATTTCATCATATGAAATAGACTGCAGTTTACGAGCACCTTGTACGTAGCGAGGGTCAGTTGTAAACACTCCCGTTACGTCTGTATAAATATCGCACTTATCTGCTTTTAATGCTGCTGCTAAAGCAACGGCTGTTGTATCAGATCCGCCTCTGCCTAATGTTGTAATGCTGTTATCTTCTGACATTCCCTGAAACCCTGCTACAACCACAATATGATTTTTTTTCAAACGCTCTGCAATAGCTTGTTCATTAATCTTGGTGATGCGTGCATTTCCATGCTGAGCTTCCGTACAAATTCCTGCCTGCCACCCTGTATAGGACGTAGCTTCATAACCTTTTTCTTGCAGCGCCATTGTAAGAAGGGAAATCGTTACTTGCTCACCAGTTGTTAGTAGCATATCCATTTCTCGTTTACTTGGCTTACTTGTAATTTCCCCTGCCAATCTTACTAGTTCGTCTGTTGTTTTTCCCATTGCTGATACTACCACTATTACCTGGTTACCTCGCTGAACTTCTTGAATTACTCGATTGGCTACATTCTGAATTCGCTCGGTTGATCCAACAGAAGTACCACCAAATTTTTGAACGATTAATCCCATAAGTATTCTCACCCTTTCTTTTATTTTCAATATGATAAAGAGGCGATCTATTGCTTAAGCTCAGACAATAAAAAAAGCAATGAGATTGATATCTCATTGCTTAACGAACGAAAAGTATATAAAACGTTCAATGCCGTGAGATAGCTCTCCAAGAAACATATTCTTGACAATCCTACATTTATTCAACGCAGAACCAGCAAATGACTCTATGAGATGTCATTCACTTCGGCAAATTTCCCTTTCCACATTCGTCTTTAGAGCTCATACTCTTCAAAACGTGTACTCTTAAAATTTGCACCTCTATCTTCACTTCAGTTTAATGAAGTGTCATATGAAATTATGTTCTAGCTTATCAGAGTTTAAACTGGAATTCAATACTAATTTTTTAAGGCTTCAACAATTTGCTCTGCAACCGACCTTGGAACTCCTGCATTTTGAATCTCTTCGATTGATGCTTCTTTCATTTTTTTAACAGACCCAAACTTTTGCAATAATGCTCTTTTACGCTTTTCTCCCACTCCTGGAATATTGTCTAATACAGACTGAAAAGCAGACTTAGAACGAACTTGCCGATGAAACGTAATAGCAAAGCGGTGAACCTCATCTTGAATTCGTTGAAGCAAATAGAACTCCTGGCTGTTACGCTCAAGTGGAACAATTTCAGGAGGGTCTCCAATCATTAAGTTAGATGTTCTATGCTTTTCATCTTTTACTAACCCAGCTGTAGGAATAAGCAACCCTAGTTCATTTTCCAAAACATCTTGAACAGCTGCTAAATGACCTTTTCCACCGTCCACAATAAGTAAATCTGGTAAAGGTAAACCTTCTTTTAATACGCGCATATATCGTCTTCTTACCACTTCACGCATTGAACCATAATCATCAGGGCCTTCAACTGTTTTAATTTTATATTTTCGATATTCCTTTTTTTCAGGCTTACCGTCAACAAAAACGATCATAGCAGAAACTGGATCTGTTCCTTGAATGTTAGAATTGTCAAAAGCTTCAATGCGATAAGGAGCTTCAATTCCTAGTGCTTGTCCTAGCCGTTCCACAGCACCAACAGTACGCTGTTCATCTCGTTCAATTAAATAAAACTTTTCTTTCAAAGCGATTTGGGCATTTTTTGAAGCAAGCTCAACAAGCTCTTTCTTTTTGCCTCGTTTTGGATGCTGAACGTCCACTTCTAACAGCTGTTCTGCAAGGTCTGCATTTACGGTTGCTGGTACAAGTACTTCTTTAGGCTTTAAGTTTTTCCCATAAAATTGTCCAATAAACGTTAAGAAATCTTCTTCTGGTTCGTTGTAAAACGGAAACATAGATACTTCGCGCTCAATTAGCTTTCCTTGTCGAATAAAGAAGACTTGCACACACATCCAACCCTTATCATAGGAGTAGCCAAATACATCACGATTAATAAAATCATTGAACGTTACCTTTTGCTTCTCCATTGTAGCTTCAATATGAGCAATTTGATCTCGATACTCTTTTGCACGTTCAAAGTCTAGCTCTTCTGAAGCTTTCAACATCTTTTCTGTCAATTCAATTTTCACCTGTTCATATCCACCGCTTAGAAAGCGCGTAATATTGTCAATAATTTCTTTGTTCTGGCTATCTGTAATATCATATACACAGGGAGCTAGGCACTGTTCAATATGGTAATATAAACATGCTCGATTAGGCATTGTCGTGCATTTGCGCAAAGGGTAAATACGATCTAATAGCCGCTTGGTTTCATTGGCAGCTTGAACGTTTGGATACGGTCCAAAATATTTCCCTTTATCCTTTTTAATTTTGCGCGTAATGACAAGTCGAGGGTGTTTTTCACTCGTAATTTTAATGAAGGGATATCCCTTATCGTCTTTCAGCATAATATTATATTTAGGGTCATGTTTTTTAATTAAATTCATTTCTAAAATAAGGGCTTCTAAATCTGAAGATGTCACAATATACTCAAAATCTACAATATCGTTAACTAGCCGCAGCGTTTTTCCATCATGAGACCCTGTGAAATAAGAACGAACTCGATTTTTTAAAACCTTTGCTTTTCCAACATAAATAACCGTTCCATGCTTATCTTTCATTAAATAACAACCCGGTTGCTCAGGTAAAATTACCAGTTTTTCTTTTAAATAAGGATTCATGTTGCTCTCCTTCCTTTAATACTCTTAACTTTCGCCAAAGTCTTCTTGCTTATCTATATTTATTATTCATCCATACAAAAATAAAAGGAAACGAATAAATGTTCGTTTCCTTTTATTATATCACTTTTAGAAAAAATGTACGAAACCGCCAATAAGATATAAGTAGTAAAAAAACCTAGCTGTAGCTAGGTTTTTATTACTTACGCGTGCTTATCAACTAATTCGGCTAATGCTTCTTTTGGTTGGTAACCAATAACTTGGTCTACCTTTTGCCCGTCTTTAAATAAGATTAAAGTTGGGATACTCATTACGCCGTGGCTACCAGCAGTTTCTTGGTTTTCATCCACGTCTACTTTTACGATTTTCACTTTCTCACCGTATTCTTGATCTAATTCTTCAAGAACTGGAGCGATCATTTTACATGGTCCACACCATGGTGCCCAAAAATCAACAAGAACTAGCCCTGAACCGATTTCATTTGAAAAAGTTTGATCTGTTGCGTGTGCAATTGCCATTCTAATTCCTCCTAAATATATGCTATATCTACATGATAAAGAAAGTATACCACCTTCATATAACAGTGGCTATTTATTTGCTTATACTTTTTAGCATATCAGTAACAACTTATTTACTACATAATACAGTCCTTTACAGACATGGAACATCTAAGGGCGAGTCATGCTAGATGACTTTATATAATACCTGTATCCTATTTTACACACCTTTAAACAATTCATTCATTATTTTCATAAGAAAAGTCTTTTCCACCATAGCGGGCAGAAAAGACTTTTTCTTATGAGGATTGTACTTTTAATTTTTTAAACTCTTCTGTAAGCATTGGTACGACTTCAAATAAGTCTCCGACAATGCCGTAATCGGCTACTTTAAAGATGTTTGCCTCTGCATCCTTGTTAATAGCCACAATAACTTTTGAATTCGACATCCCAGCTAAATGTTGAATGGCTCCTGAGATACCACAAGCGATATAGAGATCTGGTGTTACGACTTTTCCTGTTTGACCAATTTGAAGTGAGTAATCGCAATACTCCGCGTCACAAGCTCCACGGGATGCTCCAACTGCTCCACCAAGCACATCAGCTAATTCTTCTAGCGGCTTAAATCCGCCTTCGCTTTTTACACCACGTCCACCTGCAATAACCACTTTTGCTTCTGATAAATCTACCCCTTGAGTGGCTTTACGAACTACTTCTTTTACAATTGTACGTAGATTTTTAATTTCCACATCAAGTTCTTTTATATCTCCTGTACGGTTCGTATCTTTTTCCAACACTGAAATATTGTTTGGACGAATAGTAGCAAAAATAAAGTCGTCTGTAGAAATTTTCTTTTCAAACGCTTTTCCTGAATAAATTGGACGAGTAAAAACTAAGTTTCCACCTGCTACTTCAAGCGCTGTTACGTCTGATATCAGTCCTTTATCTAGACGAGCAGCCAGTTTAGGCGATAAATCTTTTCCTAAAGCCGTATGACCAAATATAATTGCGTTTGGTTTTTCTTCTTGAATAACAGTCAAGAGTGCTTGTGCGTAGCCATCAGATGTGTAGGAAGCCAAATCATCATGCTCAATTACAATGACTCGGTTTGCTCCGTAATGAATGAGTTCTTCCCCTAAATCTTTTACCCCTTTACCAACAAGAACTCCAACCACTTCTCCACCCTCGGCAACCGCTGTACCTGCCGCAATTGCTTCAAATGATACGTGTCGTAATGCACCTTCTCTTGCTTCTCCTAACACCAATACTTTGCGTCCCATCTCGATTCCCCCATTATCCTAAGCGTTTTTAAACTACTTTTGCTTCTGAATGCAATAGCGTAACCAACTCTTTTACCTGATCTTGAATATCGCCACTTAAAACCCGTCCTGCTTCCTTTTTAGGCGGTAAATAAATTTCGATTGTTTTTGTTTTTGCTTCAACATCATCTTCATCTAAATCTAAATCATCTAATTCCAGCTCTTCTAGCGGCTTCTTTTTCGCTTTCATAATACCTGGTAAAGATGGATAACGTGGTTCATTTAGACCTTGTTGCGCAGTAACCAGCAGCGGTAACGTTGTCTCAATAACTTCTGAGTCACCCTCTACATCTCTTACAACTGTTACGCTTGTTCCATTGATATCAAGCTTGGTTACCGTTGTAACGTACGGAATTTCTAATAATTCAGCGACACGTGGACCAACTTGGCCTGATCCTCCGTCGATTGCCACGTTTCCTGCTAAAACTAAATCCG from Bacillus sp. 1780r2a1 encodes the following:
- a CDS encoding succinate dehydrogenase cytochrome b558 subunit, producing the protein MAANKEFQYRKLHSLLGVIPVGIFLVQHLVVNHFATKGEEAFNQAAHFMESLPFRYALEIFIIFLPILFHAIYGLYIAFTAKTSVSRYGFFRNWMFVLQRVSGVITLIFITWHVWETRIQAALGQKVDFNMMQDILSNPGMMAFYIVGVVSTIFHFANGLWSFGVSWGLTVTPRSQRISTYVTLAIFFALTFVGVRTLFAFA
- a CDS encoding YslB family protein, which gives rise to MSNQQTETQQEIVEIEEIDQTDTPQVPTTPYFGYSLLRDVLIPELLSSDTNEISYWAGKQLARKFPLSSVEEISGFFIKAGWGQLTILKTEKYNIEMELTGEVVKRRFTEYPNSSFHLEAGFVAEQVQQLKNCLTETYLTNKEKAGKILFSVQWDKKDIITPETRAERYKK
- a CDS encoding aspartate kinase, yielding MGLIVQKFGGTSVGSTERIQNVANRVIQEVQRGNQVIVVVSAMGKTTDELVRLAGEITSKPSKREMDMLLTTGEQVTISLLTMALQEKGYEATSYTGWQAGICTEAQHGNARITKINEQAIAERLKKNHIVVVAGFQGMSEDNSITTLGRGGSDTTAVALAAALKADKCDIYTDVTGVFTTDPRYVQGARKLQSISYDEMLELANLGAGVLHPRAVEFAKNYQVPLEVRSSLVTERGTIVEEEVSMEQNLVVRGIAFEDNISRVTIEGLNNELQTLSTIFTALAKEHVNVDIIIQNVTSDNRLSISFSIKTEDTDTTLSVLSQLKDIVGHKKVEHESGLAKVSIVGSGMISNPGVAADMFEVLAVEEIEVKMVSTSEIKVSTVVPHKEMVKAVETLHTAFELEEQDIYQVQ
- the uvrC gene encoding excinuclease ABC subunit UvrC, whose product is MNPYLKEKLVILPEQPGCYLMKDKHGTVIYVGKAKVLKNRVRSYFTGSHDGKTLRLVNDIVDFEYIVTSSDLEALILEMNLIKKHDPKYNIMLKDDKGYPFIKITSEKHPRLVITRKIKKDKGKYFGPYPNVQAANETKRLLDRIYPLRKCTTMPNRACLYYHIEQCLAPCVYDITDSQNKEIIDNITRFLSGGYEQVKIELTEKMLKASEELDFERAKEYRDQIAHIEATMEKQKVTFNDFINRDVFGYSYDKGWMCVQVFFIRQGKLIEREVSMFPFYNEPEEDFLTFIGQFYGKNLKPKEVLVPATVNADLAEQLLEVDVQHPKRGKKKELVELASKNAQIALKEKFYLIERDEQRTVGAVERLGQALGIEAPYRIEAFDNSNIQGTDPVSAMIVFVDGKPEKKEYRKYKIKTVEGPDDYGSMREVVRRRYMRVLKEGLPLPDLLIVDGGKGHLAAVQDVLENELGLLIPTAGLVKDEKHRTSNLMIGDPPEIVPLERNSQEFYLLQRIQDEVHRFAITFHRQVRSKSAFQSVLDNIPGVGEKRKRALLQKFGSVKKMKEASIEEIQNAGVPRSVAEQIVEALKN
- the trxA gene encoding thioredoxin, producing the protein MAIAHATDQTFSNEIGSGLVLVDFWAPWCGPCKMIAPVLEELDQEYGEKVKIVKVDVDENQETAGSHGVMSIPTLILFKDGQKVDQVIGYQPKEALAELVDKHA
- a CDS encoding electron transfer flavoprotein subunit alpha/FixB family protein, translating into MGRKVLVLGEAREGALRHVSFEAIAAGTAVAEGGEVVGVLVGKGVKDLGEELIHYGANRVIVIEHDDLASYTSDGYAQALLTVIQEEKPNAIIFGHTALGKDLSPKLAARLDKGLISDVTALEVAGGNLVFTRPIYSGKAFEKKISTDDFIFATIRPNNISVLEKDTNRTGDIKELDVEIKNLRTIVKEVVRKATQGVDLSEAKVVIAGGRGVKSEGGFKPLEELADVLGGAVGASRGACDAEYCDYSLQIGQTGKVVTPDLYIACGISGAIQHLAGMSNSKVIVAINKDAEANIFKVADYGIVGDLFEVVPMLTEEFKKLKVQSS
- a CDS encoding electron transfer flavoprotein subunit beta/FixA family protein; the protein is MNIYVLLKRTFDTEEKIALQNGQIAEDGAEFIINPYDEYAVEEAIQLKDKHGGEITVVTVGSEEAEKELRTALAMGADKAVLINIEDDVEYGDQYTTAKILAQYLKDQSPDLVLAGNVAIDGGSGQVGPRVAELLEIPYVTTVTKLDINGTSVTVVRDVEGDSEVIETTLPLLVTAQQGLNEPRYPSLPGIMKAKKKPLEELELDDLDLDEDDVEAKTKTIEIYLPPKKEAGRVLSGDIQDQVKELVTLLHSEAKVV